In one window of Dehalococcoidia bacterium DNA:
- a CDS encoding amidohydrolase — translation MRTVDEIKSIALAEIDRRGDELIGITKTILDNPEPGFREFKTAKTVAEAFQRLEIPYKDGIGITGLRGDLHGGTDGPTVAVMGELDSLKVLGHPHADPDTSAAHACGHHCQIGMMLGVAAGLLAEGVLDSLTGHVALMAVPAEEYIEVEYRDDLRREGKLEFIGGKPEFIRLGELDDVDLAMMTHTSSTDSDSGTIAFGGTNNGMVAKRIRFLGRASHAGGAPHLGVNALNAAMIAMSAIHAQRETYQDPDTVRIHPIVTQGGVAVSSVPADVRMETYVRGARTEAFLDASTKVDRALRAGAMAVGGSVEITTLPGYLPIQSDESMLELYGANARTLVGSESVRRLGHRTGSTDMGDVSQLMPVIHPYVNAATGSGHGNDYVVQDYELGVLTGAKAMTMTVIDLLTHGAENARRIAGDCRPPLTKQSYLELMRSMVKEGTHTE, via the coding sequence ATGAGGACAGTCGATGAGATTAAGTCGATTGCGCTCGCCGAGATAGACCGGCGAGGAGACGAGTTAATCGGGATCACGAAGACGATTCTTGATAACCCAGAGCCAGGGTTCCGGGAGTTCAAGACGGCAAAGACCGTCGCCGAGGCGTTCCAACGACTGGAGATTCCTTACAAGGACGGCATTGGAATTACAGGGCTGCGGGGCGACCTTCATGGGGGGACGGACGGACCTACAGTGGCGGTCATGGGCGAGCTTGACTCGCTGAAGGTGCTAGGACATCCGCACGCAGACCCGGACACTTCGGCCGCCCATGCCTGCGGCCACCACTGCCAGATTGGAATGATGCTGGGAGTCGCGGCAGGACTACTTGCAGAGGGCGTGCTCGACTCCCTAACGGGTCACGTTGCACTGATGGCAGTTCCGGCTGAGGAGTACATCGAAGTCGAGTACCGGGACGACCTTAGACGTGAGGGCAAGCTCGAGTTCATCGGCGGAAAGCCCGAATTCATAAGACTTGGAGAGCTGGACGACGTGGACCTGGCGATGATGACCCACACGTCGAGCACAGACTCCGACAGCGGCACGATCGCGTTCGGTGGGACCAACAACGGAATGGTCGCCAAGAGAATTCGATTCCTGGGAAGAGCTTCCCACGCCGGCGGCGCTCCACATCTGGGAGTCAACGCCCTTAATGCGGCAATGATTGCCATGAGCGCAATTCACGCACAGAGGGAGACCTACCAGGATCCGGATACGGTTCGTATTCATCCGATTGTCACTCAGGGCGGTGTCGCAGTGAGCTCAGTGCCTGCCGACGTTCGCATGGAGACCTACGTCCGGGGAGCGCGAACGGAGGCCTTCCTCGACGCCTCCACTAAAGTTGACCGAGCGCTGCGCGCCGGGGCCATGGCTGTCGGAGGCTCAGTAGAGATAACTACACTGCCGGGATATCTTCCAATTCAGTCCGATGAGTCGATGCTTGAACTGTACGGCGCCAATGCCAGAACTCTCGTTGGAAGTGAAAGCGTCAGAAGGCTGGGGCACCGGACCGGCTCCACCGACATGGGTGACGTGTCACAGCTGATGCCGGTCATACATCCGTATGTCAACGCTGCGACGGGGAGCGGTCACGGCAACGACTACGTCGTGCAGGACTACGAACTGGGAGTGCTGACAGGGGCAAAAGCGATGACGATGACGGTCATAGACCTACTCACCCACGGAGCTGAGAACGCGCGAAGGATCGCAGGCGATTGCCGGCCGCCGTTGACTAAGCAAAGTTACCTAGAATTGATGCGCTCGATGGTGAAAGAGGGCACCCATACCGAGTAG
- a CDS encoding MoxR family ATPase, which translates to MNLASIRDLNEQVQEESAFLNNLIEEIRKVVVGQDTLVERVLIGLLADGHILLEGVPGLAKTLLVNTVSQAINSQFSRLQFTPDLLPADLIGTQIYNPRTSEFTVHKGPIFANLVLADEINRAPAKVQSALLEAMQERQVTIGDTSFPLESLFLVLATQNPIEQEGTYPLPEAQVDRFMLKVIVDYPIRSEERLIIDRMTGADLPDIDPVVLPEQIFKARETIRSVYVDEKIKEYVLDLVMATRDPSQDGLRYLRPLIAYGASPRASIYLVTAARARAFLQGRGYVSPEDIKHIAPDVLRHRVIPTYEAEAESISSANIVDDILDLVRVP; encoded by the coding sequence ATGAATCTGGCTAGCATCAGAGACTTGAACGAGCAAGTTCAGGAGGAGTCCGCATTTCTCAACAACCTGATTGAAGAGATAAGAAAAGTGGTGGTCGGCCAGGATACGCTTGTCGAACGCGTGCTGATCGGTCTACTGGCCGACGGCCATATCCTGCTCGAAGGCGTTCCAGGTCTGGCAAAGACGCTTCTGGTTAACACAGTCTCCCAGGCTATCAACTCGCAGTTTTCGAGGCTGCAATTCACGCCCGATCTTCTGCCGGCCGATCTGATCGGTACCCAGATTTACAACCCAAGGACATCCGAATTCACGGTCCACAAGGGCCCGATCTTCGCTAACCTGGTCTTGGCCGACGAAATCAACCGCGCCCCCGCAAAAGTTCAGAGCGCGCTCCTGGAGGCCATGCAGGAGCGCCAGGTCACCATTGGCGACACGTCCTTTCCACTCGAATCGCTGTTCCTGGTCCTTGCAACTCAGAACCCGATTGAGCAGGAAGGCACCTATCCCCTGCCGGAGGCGCAGGTTGACAGGTTCATGCTGAAGGTGATCGTCGACTATCCCATCAGGTCAGAGGAAAGACTGATCATCGATAGGATGACCGGGGCTGATCTACCGGACATCGACCCGGTAGTCCTGCCCGAGCAGATTTTCAAGGCACGGGAAACGATCCGCTCCGTCTATGTCGATGAGAAGATCAAAGAGTATGTCCTGGACCTGGTAATGGCTACCCGTGATCCCAGCCAGGACGGCCTCAGGTATCTCAGGCCCTTGATCGCTTACGGAGCGTCGCCCAGGGCCAGCATCTACCTCGTAACCGCCGCCAGGGCACGTGCATTCCTCCAGGGACGAGGATACGTTTCACCTGAAGACATCAAACACATTGCCCCGGACGTGCTGAGGCACAGAGTAATCCCGACGTACGAAGCTGAGGCAGAGTCGATCTCATCGGCGAATATCGTCGACGACATACTGGACCTCGTCCGGGTACCCTGA
- a CDS encoding tetratricopeptide repeat protein, protein MKLRLYIPWFATLVLTLLITGCGVPSLIGGGDGPEAVDVGNKAFSAGMYDTALNAYEIAQESMPGREEPSYNTANTLYRQQRYREAVDTYDQVLAGQDMDLSDWTTFNTGNALYEAGDHEQAIEMYKQALRINPDNYDAKHNLELALAHLPQPQQQDEANNPSQEQPTPEPQQQDNQQQDDQQLPEQDSEGEEQEGEGEPEGEPQAGEPEGEPTESEDEPSEPGTGDQELEPIIPPTGLTEDQARRLLEMVGENAEPLRNAIQMLQSFPGTPPAQDW, encoded by the coding sequence ATGAAACTCCGACTCTACATTCCGTGGTTTGCCACGCTAGTGCTCACGCTGTTGATTACTGGGTGTGGCGTGCCCTCCCTGATCGGCGGCGGTGACGGTCCGGAGGCGGTGGACGTAGGCAACAAGGCATTCTCCGCAGGAATGTATGATACCGCGCTTAACGCCTACGAGATCGCACAGGAATCGATGCCAGGGCGCGAAGAGCCTTCGTACAACACTGCCAACACGCTGTACAGGCAGCAGAGATACCGGGAGGCAGTGGACACCTACGACCAGGTGTTGGCCGGACAGGACATGGACCTGTCTGACTGGACGACTTTCAACACTGGAAATGCACTGTACGAGGCTGGCGACCACGAACAGGCAATCGAAATGTACAAGCAGGCGCTCCGGATCAATCCCGACAACTACGATGCGAAGCACAACCTTGAACTTGCGCTGGCGCATCTGCCCCAGCCGCAGCAACAGGATGAGGCTAACAACCCTTCACAGGAGCAGCCAACGCCTGAACCCCAGCAGCAGGACAATCAACAGCAGGACGATCAGCAACTGCCGGAGCAGGACAGCGAGGGTGAGGAACAGGAAGGAGAGGGAGAACCCGAGGGTGAGCCGCAGGCGGGCGAACCTGAAGGCGAGCCCACAGAGTCCGAAGACGAACCTTCCGAACCTGGCACAGGCGACCAGGAACTGGAACCGATCATCCCTCCTACAGGCCTAACCGAGGACCAGGCTCGGCGCCTGCTCGAAATGGTCGGAGAGAACGCCGAGCCGCTCAGGAACGCCATTCAGATGTTGCAGTCCTTCCCGGGCACGCCTCCGGCACAGGACTGGTAG
- a CDS encoding DUF58 domain-containing protein, producing the protein MLSPDLMEQIRRIEITAKHLVVDVFAGEYQSVFKGRGMEFEEVRPYFPGDDVRRIDWNVTARMASPFIRHYQEERELTVMLLADASGSSEFGTTGGFKRELAAELAAVLSFAATTNNDRIGLMVFTDQLELVVPPRKGRRHVLRMVRDLLVFQPEGTGTDIGMALNSMNLMQKQRCIVFLISDFIAPLESYRRALAATSRRHDVVAIDLHDPVEWEIPQIGIIALEDAETGELVWVDTDDEDWRSSYEEQVRADEEAKIQMMRSLAIDRIGLVNGQEYVSGLNDFFKRREKRLAR; encoded by the coding sequence TTGCTCTCTCCTGACCTGATGGAACAGATCCGTCGGATTGAGATTACGGCCAAACACCTGGTCGTCGACGTGTTCGCGGGCGAGTACCAGTCGGTTTTCAAAGGGCGTGGGATGGAGTTCGAGGAAGTACGCCCTTACTTCCCGGGTGACGACGTGAGGCGCATCGACTGGAACGTCACAGCTCGTATGGCTTCACCGTTCATTCGCCACTACCAGGAAGAGCGGGAGCTTACAGTTATGCTGCTTGCCGATGCGAGCGGCTCTTCGGAGTTTGGCACGACCGGAGGATTCAAGCGCGAACTTGCGGCTGAGCTGGCAGCCGTGCTGTCTTTCGCTGCTACTACGAACAATGACCGGATCGGTCTGATGGTCTTCACTGACCAGTTGGAGCTTGTCGTCCCTCCCCGGAAGGGTCGCAGACACGTTCTGAGGATGGTCCGCGACCTGCTCGTTTTCCAGCCGGAGGGCACTGGGACCGACATCGGCATGGCGCTCAACTCGATGAACCTCATGCAGAAACAGCGATGCATTGTGTTTCTGATCTCTGACTTCATTGCCCCACTGGAGTCGTATCGCCGCGCGCTTGCAGCAACTTCCAGGAGGCACGACGTAGTTGCCATCGATCTTCACGATCCTGTTGAATGGGAGATACCCCAGATCGGAATCATCGCACTGGAAGATGCCGAAACTGGAGAGTTGGTGTGGGTTGATACGGACGATGAAGACTGGCGCAGCTCCTACGAAGAGCAGGTACGTGCGGACGAAGAGGCCAAGATCCAGATGATGAGATCTCTTGCGATTGATCGAATTGGTTTGGTCAACGGGCAGGAGTACGTCAGCGGGCTGAATGACTTCTTCAAACGCAGGGAGAAGCGGCTGGCAAGATGA
- a CDS encoding amidohydrolase, translated as MPNIDDLKASAQAAIDDRAEWLMDTARTILDNPEPGFTEYKTSRFVSEKLSELGISHQSGIAITGLKGIVQGGRPGPTVAVIGELDSLRVLDHPHVDPDTGAAHACGHHCQTPMMLGAAVGLLVPEVLESLAGNIAFIAVPAEEFIDVEFRWGLHKEGQLGLMAGKQEFIRLGAFDDIDMAMMVHTASTSQESTKFSVGGTSNGHVVKYVRFIGKAAHAGSSPHMGVNALQAAMVALNALNTQRETLRNENNVRLHGVLTRGGAAVNSVPADVRYEGRVRGRTAEAIEDANDKMDRCLRAGALTMGGSVEIVTIPGYLPMKNNDPMTELFKRNAVEIVGENEVAEHPADRNRGGSTDMGDLSQLMPVIHPYTTAAHGAGHSIDYVVDDYVQAVVNPAKAMAMSVIDLLYDDAQVAKHVVDTSQPTMTTQQYLAFQNARLTEELYVGE; from the coding sequence ATGCCCAATATAGATGATCTCAAGGCTAGCGCCCAGGCCGCTATCGACGATCGCGCCGAATGGCTGATGGATACCGCCCGGACGATACTCGACAATCCAGAACCTGGCTTCACCGAGTACAAGACCTCGCGTTTCGTGAGCGAGAAACTTAGCGAGCTTGGAATAAGCCACCAGTCTGGCATCGCGATAACGGGACTGAAGGGCATTGTGCAAGGCGGCAGGCCAGGGCCAACGGTCGCCGTAATTGGCGAACTCGACTCGCTACGAGTACTCGACCACCCCCACGTTGATCCCGACACAGGCGCAGCCCACGCATGTGGACATCACTGCCAGACTCCTATGATGCTGGGAGCTGCCGTAGGCCTGTTGGTGCCGGAAGTCCTCGAGTCGCTTGCTGGCAACATCGCCTTCATAGCAGTCCCAGCCGAGGAGTTTATCGACGTCGAGTTCCGCTGGGGACTGCACAAGGAAGGCCAATTAGGGTTGATGGCGGGCAAGCAGGAATTCATCAGGCTTGGCGCGTTCGATGACATCGACATGGCGATGATGGTGCATACTGCGTCTACTTCACAGGAGTCCACCAAGTTCTCAGTTGGCGGCACTTCCAACGGGCACGTGGTCAAGTACGTTCGCTTTATTGGGAAAGCCGCCCACGCCGGCAGTTCTCCTCACATGGGAGTGAACGCGCTGCAGGCGGCGATGGTCGCTCTGAATGCCCTCAACACCCAGCGAGAGACGCTTCGGAATGAGAACAACGTCAGGCTCCACGGCGTACTGACGAGGGGCGGGGCAGCGGTAAACTCGGTACCGGCAGACGTGCGATACGAGGGTCGAGTCCGGGGAAGGACCGCCGAGGCTATAGAAGACGCAAACGACAAGATGGACAGGTGCCTCCGCGCCGGCGCACTTACCATGGGAGGCAGTGTGGAGATCGTCACGATCCCCGGCTACCTTCCCATGAAGAACAATGACCCAATGACGGAGCTGTTCAAGCGCAACGCCGTGGAGATTGTCGGCGAAAACGAGGTGGCTGAGCATCCCGCAGACCGCAACCGCGGCGGCTCAACCGACATGGGCGACCTGAGCCAGCTGATGCCTGTGATTCATCCCTACACAACCGCCGCCCACGGAGCCGGACACAGCATCGACTACGTTGTCGACGACTATGTCCAGGCGGTGGTGAATCCCGCTAAGGCGATGGCAATGTCGGTCATCGACCTGCTCTACGACGACGCACAGGTAGCCAAGCATGTCGTTGATACGAGCCAGCCGACCATGACAACCCAACAGTATCTCGCCTTCCAGAATGCCCGATTGACTGAGGAGCTCTATGTCGGGGAATAA
- a CDS encoding CocE/NonD family hydrolase: MAGPYSVTFDYNVPILLRDGVTTYADVFRPQVEGKVPALLQRTPYDKTAPSNRTGTLDAIRAASYGYGVVVQDVRGRYSSEGEFYTFFNEINDGYDSVEWVASQPWSSGKVGMFGVSYVGATQWLAAKSGAPSLAGIAPGVTASDYHEGWAWQGGAFELGFNLSWAIGALASANWVHLSNRLHLGDDDANSLIAAKDDLNRLYQHLPMKDLPDLQGGLAPYYYDWLAHPEYDDYWKQVSIEESHADIGIPAFNFGGWYDIFLGGTIKNYERMRELGATDLARNGQRLTIGPWIHGGSPLSVSGEYNFGTRAAAPAIDLMGEILRYYDYVLLGEDNGFTDDKPVRIFVMGENVWRYEDEWPLARAEETKFFLHSRGEANSLNGDGALSTEEPGDEAPDVYVYNPLTPVPTVGGGLCCDPAFQANGAFDQRWVEGRQDVLVYSTPPLGEDVEVTGPVTVTLYASTNASDTDFTAKLVDVEPSGYARNLTDGIIRARYRNVREPASPIRPGVIYEYTIDLWATANLFKKGHQIRVEISSSNFARFDRNTNTGGEIGAEVTFVPALQTVYHTSEHPSHITLPVVPR; encoded by the coding sequence ATGGCAGGACCATACTCGGTAACTTTCGACTACAACGTACCGATATTGCTAAGGGACGGTGTTACCACCTACGCAGACGTGTTCAGGCCGCAAGTTGAGGGTAAGGTCCCAGCCCTGCTCCAGCGGACTCCCTATGACAAGACGGCACCGTCCAACCGGACTGGAACGCTGGACGCAATCAGGGCTGCGAGTTATGGATACGGCGTGGTTGTCCAGGACGTACGCGGTCGATACTCATCTGAAGGCGAGTTCTACACATTCTTCAACGAGATCAATGACGGCTACGACTCTGTTGAATGGGTGGCGTCACAGCCGTGGAGCAGCGGCAAGGTGGGCATGTTTGGAGTCTCCTATGTTGGCGCGACGCAGTGGCTGGCTGCCAAGTCCGGAGCTCCGTCACTGGCCGGAATCGCACCAGGTGTTACGGCTTCTGATTACCATGAGGGTTGGGCGTGGCAGGGTGGTGCGTTCGAATTAGGGTTCAACCTCTCCTGGGCCATAGGTGCGCTCGCATCGGCCAACTGGGTCCATCTGTCTAATAGATTGCACCTTGGAGATGATGACGCCAACAGTCTCATTGCCGCCAAGGACGACCTGAACAGGCTGTACCAACACCTGCCGATGAAAGACCTGCCGGACCTACAGGGAGGGCTCGCCCCCTACTACTACGACTGGCTTGCTCACCCCGAGTATGACGACTACTGGAAACAGGTCTCCATCGAGGAGTCGCACGCCGACATAGGTATACCGGCCTTCAACTTCGGTGGTTGGTATGACATTTTCCTCGGCGGCACCATCAAGAACTACGAGAGGATGCGGGAACTGGGCGCGACGGACCTGGCCAGGAACGGCCAGCGCCTGACGATCGGGCCCTGGATTCACGGAGGCTCGCCACTATCAGTGTCAGGTGAGTATAACTTCGGCACTCGGGCCGCCGCGCCGGCCATCGACCTGATGGGTGAGATTCTCAGGTACTACGACTACGTTCTACTGGGAGAAGACAACGGCTTCACCGATGACAAGCCAGTCAGGATCTTTGTCATGGGTGAGAACGTCTGGCGATACGAGGATGAGTGGCCGCTGGCCCGAGCAGAAGAGACCAAGTTCTTCCTGCACAGCCGGGGCGAGGCTAACTCACTCAATGGCGACGGCGCCCTCAGCACCGAAGAGCCAGGTGACGAAGCCCCAGATGTCTATGTCTACAATCCGCTGACGCCAGTACCTACCGTTGGCGGCGGTCTGTGCTGCGACCCGGCATTCCAGGCCAACGGCGCATTCGACCAGCGCTGGGTCGAGGGCCGTCAGGACGTTCTCGTGTACTCGACACCACCTTTGGGTGAAGACGTCGAAGTTACCGGTCCTGTCACAGTGACGTTGTACGCCTCAACCAACGCATCCGACACGGACTTTACTGCGAAGCTGGTAGACGTAGAGCCCTCTGGATATGCTCGTAACCTTACTGACGGAATCATCAGGGCTCGCTACAGGAACGTTCGGGAGCCAGCCTCGCCGATCAGGCCAGGCGTGATATATGAGTACACGATCGACCTCTGGGCGACGGCCAACCTGTTCAAGAAGGGCCACCAGATCAGGGTGGAAATATCTAGCTCGAACTTCGCGAGATTCGACCGAAACACCAACACTGGCGGTGAGATAGGGGCAGAGGTAACTTTTGTGCCGGCGCTACAGACCGTGTATCACACGTCTGAGCACCCGTCCCATATTACGCTGCCAGTAGTTCCGAGATAG
- a CDS encoding VWA domain-containing protein, translating into MTFGNPQLLLLLAVVPVAAGLVGWAYFARKRALSRFGDPVLVRRLIGSVNTPWQIARSVLMIAVIALVVLAAARPQWGETEQIVERHGVQLMVALDISRSMLAEDVRPDRLSRAKLEAADLLERLHGDEVGLVLFSGAAFIQFPLTFDYATARTFLDRADTEMIARQGTVIDKAISVSMVGLNNDRVGHKAIVIISDGEDDRQESDYLRAANRAADAGLTVFTVGVGTTDGEPIPVKDNWGNLVGYQEDGDGNMVLSRINEDVLKSVAEAGGGRYVLAGGSTSAAAVIAEELDRLDKTVVESEITSARIERFQWFAIGAIALLAASLLIPSRRRSSPVRAPSGTSR; encoded by the coding sequence ATGACGTTTGGCAATCCACAACTTCTGTTGCTCCTTGCTGTTGTCCCCGTCGCGGCCGGATTAGTTGGATGGGCCTACTTTGCACGCAAGAGGGCGTTGTCCCGGTTTGGAGATCCTGTACTCGTCAGGAGACTGATTGGAAGTGTGAACACCCCATGGCAGATCGCCAGGAGTGTTCTGATGATCGCCGTAATTGCCCTCGTCGTGCTGGCAGCAGCACGGCCACAGTGGGGCGAGACGGAACAGATAGTAGAGCGCCATGGAGTGCAACTGATGGTTGCGCTGGACATTTCCAGGTCGATGCTGGCGGAGGATGTCCGGCCTGATCGTCTCTCACGCGCGAAGTTGGAAGCGGCAGACCTTCTCGAAAGACTGCACGGGGACGAGGTTGGACTCGTCCTCTTTTCTGGGGCGGCCTTTATCCAATTTCCGTTGACCTTTGACTACGCGACGGCTCGGACGTTTCTGGACAGAGCCGACACTGAAATGATCGCTCGCCAGGGCACAGTTATCGACAAGGCGATAAGCGTGTCAATGGTGGGTCTCAACAACGACAGGGTGGGCCACAAAGCAATAGTCATCATCAGCGATGGAGAAGATGACCGGCAGGAATCCGACTATTTACGCGCCGCGAATCGGGCGGCGGATGCTGGACTAACAGTCTTCACGGTAGGTGTTGGCACAACCGATGGTGAGCCCATACCGGTCAAAGACAACTGGGGCAATCTCGTCGGCTATCAGGAAGACGGTGACGGCAATATGGTGCTGTCCAGGATCAACGAGGACGTGCTCAAGAGTGTGGCTGAAGCCGGGGGCGGCAGATATGTGCTGGCAGGCGGCTCGACCAGCGCGGCGGCCGTGATTGCCGAAGAACTCGATAGACTCGATAAGACCGTGGTCGAAAGTGAGATCACAAGTGCGAGGATCGAGAGATTTCAGTGGTTCGCCATCGGCGCGATTGCGCTTCTCGCCGCCTCTCTACTGATCCCCAGTAGGAGGAGAAGCTCCCCAGTAAGAGCCCCATCAGGCACTTCTCGATGA
- a CDS encoding VWA domain-containing protein, which produces MNLEFATPSLLLLLPVVLALALIPLFARGWNRPAGIRFGNTLAVRRSTRSWKLTLRPYVSALAWIALALLVIGAARPQSTEAREVISGEGVDIALALDISGSMAAFDFMPASRLEAAKQVIAEFIEQRTYDRVGLVVFATDAFIHSPPTIDHEALTFLLDDVELAAKLGLEDGTAIGMGLATAANMLKDSEAESRVIVLLTDGVNNKGEIDPLTAAAAAETLGIRVYTIGMGAPGGSSRSQGFAGGSLGFRRFNLDEDMLREIAESTNGQYFLATDSDGLRSIYEEINTLEKSEVEVAVYTQHEELAGWLLIPGAALLLLEILLLGTILRSSP; this is translated from the coding sequence TTGAACCTCGAGTTCGCCACCCCATCATTGCTTCTCCTGCTGCCCGTGGTGCTTGCACTGGCCCTTATTCCCCTGTTTGCCCGGGGTTGGAACAGGCCCGCTGGAATCCGGTTCGGTAACACACTCGCAGTTCGTCGGTCCACGAGAAGCTGGAAGTTGACTCTCCGTCCTTACGTTTCGGCACTTGCCTGGATAGCCCTCGCACTGCTGGTCATAGGGGCAGCTCGACCTCAGTCGACCGAGGCGCGTGAGGTCATAAGTGGGGAAGGTGTCGACATTGCTCTCGCTCTCGACATCTCTGGCTCGATGGCAGCGTTCGACTTCATGCCTGCCAGCAGGCTGGAAGCGGCCAAGCAGGTTATCGCTGAGTTCATCGAACAGCGGACATACGACAGGGTAGGACTTGTGGTCTTTGCCACCGATGCGTTCATCCACAGTCCCCCGACAATTGACCACGAAGCGCTGACCTTCCTGCTGGATGATGTGGAGCTTGCCGCCAAGTTGGGGTTGGAGGACGGCACCGCAATTGGGATGGGCCTGGCAACCGCAGCCAACATGCTCAAGGACTCTGAGGCCGAGAGCAGGGTGATCGTGCTGCTCACCGACGGCGTCAACAACAAGGGCGAAATCGATCCTCTCACCGCGGCTGCAGCGGCCGAGACTCTTGGCATCCGCGTATACACAATTGGCATGGGGGCGCCGGGCGGATCGTCACGCTCGCAGGGATTTGCAGGCGGCAGTCTGGGATTCCGACGCTTTAACCTCGATGAGGACATGCTCAGAGAGATCGCTGAAAGTACTAACGGGCAGTACTTCCTCGCCACCGATTCTGACGGCCTGCGTAGCATCTACGAAGAGATCAACACGCTGGAGAAGTCAGAGGTCGAAGTTGCGGTCTACACCCAGCACGAAGAGCTGGCTGGCTGGCTGCTAATTCCAGGGGCTGCACTGCTCCTGTTGGAGATACTGCTCCTCGGCACGATCCTGAGGTCCTCTCCATGA
- a CDS encoding alpha/beta hydrolase has protein sequence MTTTADKLTVEVGPITTKYEVRGSGPPILYLHGAFGYSEWPGFLNGLTDSFTVYAPTHPGFEGDSDIDHIHNLLELTLYHADLIEALGLESPHVVGHYSGAMVAAEMAALRAADLGKLVLAAPAGFWQDNNPGRDYNTTPAFDIRQALFADPDSDAALSMYPVPKDDEELGWQVINRNQSLSTVGKFLWPIPDKGLVRRIHRINRPTLVIVGDNDQIVPSSYAEILTSRISESRSHTIANAGHMMTHEHPEEFARVALEFLSE, from the coding sequence ATGACGACAACCGCAGACAAGCTAACTGTAGAAGTTGGGCCAATAACGACCAAGTACGAAGTTCGAGGCTCAGGTCCGCCGATTCTCTACCTGCATGGCGCGTTCGGCTACTCGGAATGGCCTGGGTTCCTGAATGGTTTGACGGACAGCTTTACAGTCTACGCGCCGACCCATCCTGGGTTCGAGGGCGATAGCGACATCGACCACATTCATAATCTCCTGGAGCTCACGCTGTATCATGCCGACCTGATCGAGGCCCTTGGATTGGAGTCTCCCCACGTCGTCGGCCACTACTCCGGCGCGATGGTCGCCGCAGAAATGGCTGCCCTCCGAGCTGCCGATTTGGGCAAGCTGGTACTGGCCGCGCCGGCCGGATTCTGGCAGGACAACAACCCGGGTCGAGACTACAACACCACCCCAGCTTTCGACATCCGGCAGGCCCTGTTCGCCGATCCTGATTCCGACGCCGCTCTAAGCATGTACCCAGTGCCAAAGGACGATGAAGAGCTTGGATGGCAGGTCATCAACAGGAACCAGTCGCTCAGCACGGTCGGCAAATTCCTATGGCCAATACCTGACAAGGGGTTAGTACGACGCATCCACAGGATCAATCGTCCGACACTCGTCATCGTGGGAGACAACGACCAGATCGTGCCATCGTCTTATGCAGAGATTCTCACATCCCGCATATCTGAATCACGATCGCACACAATCGCCAATGCCGGGCACATGATGACCCATGAGCACCCCGAAGAATTCGCCAGGGTTGCTCTTGAGTTCCTTTCCGAATAG